A window of Streptomyces gilvosporeus contains these coding sequences:
- a CDS encoding ArsR/SmtB family transcription factor, translating into MGTQVLSWDGEAADRAVAVLKAVADPSRYRLLWALSRQELPVSALAEMLGAHVAATSQHLAKLRAAGLVESRREGTRIYYRAAQQVRGLLEEATLVANAAAEAKGGSVEGAPRSAVAQEQPAAAARRVRVRRPVTEH; encoded by the coding sequence ATGGGTACGCAAGTTTTGTCATGGGACGGCGAGGCCGCCGACCGGGCGGTGGCAGTGCTCAAGGCGGTCGCCGACCCGTCGCGCTACCGGCTGCTGTGGGCGCTGAGCCGCCAGGAGCTGCCGGTGAGCGCGCTCGCCGAGATGCTCGGGGCGCATGTCGCCGCGACCTCGCAGCATCTGGCGAAGCTGCGGGCGGCCGGTCTGGTGGAGTCCCGCCGGGAGGGCACCCGCATCTACTACCGCGCGGCCCAACAGGTGCGCGGTCTGCTGGAGGAGGCGACGCTGGTCGCGAACGCCGCGGCGGAGGCGAAGGGCGGGTCCGTCGAGGGGGCGCCGCGGTCCGCCGTCGCACAGGAGCAGCCCGCGGCCGCGGCCCGGCGGGTACGCGTCCGGCGACCGGTCACCGAGCACTGA
- a CDS encoding magnesium and cobalt transport protein CorA: MLRKLHHEVRPAHRRAVDLSHPARSPLGSAVVKCIVYQDGERRPGAATPGAAIEQARTVDNGFVWIGLHEPTEAEFADLADLFDLHPLAVEDAVHAHQRPKVERYGDVLFSVFKTVRYVEHEELTATSEVVDTGELMVFTGTDFVITIRHGAHGSLGPLREALEQAPDQLAKGPSAVLHAIADHVVDDYLLVADAVQNDIDTAETAVFSEDRDHIDVGQIYQLKREILELKRAVSPLDRPLQTLATAPSALVDSDIRPYFRDVTDHLTHVAEQICAFDALIDSILQAHLAQVSIAQNEDMRKISAWVAIIAVPTMVCGIYGMNFDYMPELHWTYGYPLALGAIAVACLALHRGFRRVGWL; encoded by the coding sequence ATGCTCCGCAAACTCCATCACGAAGTGCGCCCCGCCCACCGCCGCGCCGTGGACCTCAGTCACCCCGCCCGCTCGCCGCTCGGCAGCGCGGTGGTGAAGTGCATCGTCTACCAGGACGGCGAGCGCCGGCCCGGCGCCGCCACGCCCGGCGCGGCGATAGAGCAGGCCCGCACGGTGGACAACGGCTTCGTCTGGATCGGGCTGCACGAACCCACCGAGGCGGAGTTCGCCGACCTCGCCGACCTCTTCGACCTCCACCCGCTCGCCGTCGAGGACGCCGTGCACGCACACCAGCGCCCCAAGGTCGAGCGCTACGGCGACGTGCTGTTCTCCGTGTTCAAGACGGTTCGCTACGTCGAGCACGAGGAACTCACCGCGACCAGCGAGGTGGTGGACACCGGCGAACTCATGGTCTTCACCGGCACCGACTTCGTCATCACCATCCGGCACGGCGCCCACGGTTCGCTCGGCCCGCTCCGCGAAGCGCTGGAGCAGGCCCCCGACCAGCTGGCCAAGGGCCCCTCCGCCGTCCTGCACGCGATAGCCGACCACGTGGTCGACGACTACCTCCTGGTCGCCGACGCCGTACAGAACGACATCGACACCGCCGAGACCGCCGTCTTCTCCGAAGATCGCGACCACATCGACGTCGGTCAGATCTACCAGCTCAAACGAGAAATCCTGGAGCTGAAGCGGGCCGTCTCCCCTCTGGACCGGCCCCTGCAGACGCTCGCCACCGCACCGAGCGCACTGGTCGACTCCGACATCCGGCCGTACTTCCGTGACGTCACCGACCACCTCACCCATGTCGCCGAACAGATCTGCGCCTTCGACGCGCTGATCGACTCGATTTTGCAGGCCCACCTCGCCCAGGTCTCCATCGCCCAGAACGAGGACATGCGCAAGATCAGCGCCTGGGTCGCCATCATCGCCGTCCCCACCATGGTCTGCGGCATCTACGGCATGAACTTCGACTACATGCCCGAACTCCACTGGACCTACGGCTACCCCCTCGCCCTCGGCGCCATCGCCGTCGCCTGCCTCGCCCTCCACCGCGGCTTCCGCCGCGTCGGCTGGCTCTGA
- a CDS encoding cation-translocating P-type ATPase produces the protein MGLVFLARLPLAGLGLAVSLPAQAALRGLPAAAAATRSAVDVVAEGVRVTEEVSAAAMRAGRVVRNAVVPGAGVWQAGSRVHVALRQGPDAAGAGSGGLESLARRVALGLREHPEVASAYWDGGLARLVIRVGEGEGTGWVVGAVSELAARYGLERSEEQAGGCAHPGGTDEVRSEALALACDAVGIATAMAGLMVGARRSPRLVTAAVTLLCEGSRLRAVMHRRLGPAGAEWVLAAANAAVHGLDQSPTALVLDAALRMGQLVAAVARGAAFDAAHDALCASDRESVSGGWFGRPPIGRPAAQEYADRAVAGSVVGAAAMLLFTRSASRAAEAVLAGSPKAARYGPAAFTAVLGSALAHQGVLVRDDERLRQLERVDTLVLHPQALHGRRRVVLEVHPDVASWSHHQLWQAAAAALGRPTVPVAPTGMPGIELRPRPGVRAGGGEAYGTGLMIASVLGADIGTVLVGWELDPFADVVLDAARQAGLHVVIPGDASLGDFLTLADEVPPEDRALTDVVRGLRERGRVVATVARVPADGPGRGELSAAGREALEGLLTSDLAVAVTDEASAVVWGADVLALDGLAAVWRLLSAVPAARTAVRQARTLARAGAVLAGLMVVTGASRPRRALFALGHRLSPVNAAAAASLASGWRCAARVVATAVPQPRPRVPWHDLESEEAVARLAETPAVARSPLITVCTALSGKAGALVRLPVFAPVRLSARLLTAVAAELDDPLTPILAVGAAASSVLGAPVDALLVTGAIGVNAVVGGVQRLRAERALATLTTGQRQLARRSTGKDGMPALIDAAKLTPGDRIVLRTGDVVPADARLLEASALEVDESSLTGESLPAAKQLDPTPRAAVADRSCMVFEGTTVVAGHACAVVVTTGRQTEAGRAAHLASRSVPAAGVQACLHELTRKVLPLTLAGGAAVTVLSLLRGRPVREAVGGGVAVAVAAVPEGLPLVATVAQMAAARRLSRHGVLVRTPRALEALGRMDTICFDKTGTLTDNRLRLVRTVAADGSVAAAEDVRSVPVVRAAARTCPRYADEAGHAHATDEAVLAAAPHDPHWTQAEGRPFEASRGFACATGHDADGTPWLIVKGAPEVILAACEDVDEEAPRAAQALAAAGLRMLAVAHRRLVPDGTDYVLDLPLKALTLVGFVALADTPRTSSRPLIADLRKAGVRPVMLTGDHPHTARAIALTLGWPDDVTVTTGDALAALDRTGRARLLADCAVIARVAPEQKLLVVEALQESGRVVAMVGDGANDAAAIRAADIGIGIAGRGSAAARNAADLVVTTDELTPLVTAVTEGRALWRSVADAVGILIGGNAGEVAFTVLGTLVSGTPPLSTRQLLLVNLLTDMFPAMSVAVTPHDEPAAPQSPPPDDVAPSPAGIAALGKPLTRQIRRRGTVTALGAATAWLIGRLTPGTARRTSTMALCGLVGAQLVQTLAGRHRSPLVLATALGSAAALAALVQTPVLSHFFGCTPLGPVAWTGVATAIGAAAIGPRLLPPVERLLTGLGGRRTAVA, from the coding sequence ATGGGTCTGGTCTTTCTGGCACGTCTTCCTCTTGCGGGGCTTGGCCTGGCGGTGAGTCTTCCTGCCCAGGCCGCGCTTCGGGGCCTTCCTGCGGCTGCTGCGGCAACCCGTTCGGCGGTCGATGTCGTGGCAGAGGGTGTTCGGGTCACGGAGGAGGTCTCGGCCGCGGCGATGCGGGCCGGAAGAGTGGTCCGTAACGCCGTGGTACCCGGTGCGGGCGTGTGGCAGGCGGGTTCCCGGGTGCATGTGGCGCTGCGGCAAGGTCCGGATGCGGCCGGCGCCGGCAGCGGCGGTCTGGAGTCGTTGGCGAGGCGGGTGGCGCTGGGGCTGAGGGAGCACCCGGAAGTGGCGAGCGCCTACTGGGACGGCGGTCTGGCTCGGCTTGTCATCCGGGTCGGCGAGGGCGAGGGCACCGGCTGGGTCGTGGGTGCGGTCTCGGAGCTGGCTGCCCGGTACGGGCTGGAGCGGTCCGAGGAGCAGGCGGGGGGATGTGCGCATCCGGGCGGGACCGACGAGGTGCGGTCGGAGGCGCTGGCGCTGGCGTGTGATGCGGTAGGGATCGCCACTGCAATGGCGGGGCTGATGGTGGGGGCCAGGAGGTCGCCTCGGCTGGTCACGGCGGCGGTGACGTTGTTGTGCGAGGGCTCACGACTGCGGGCGGTGATGCACCGTCGGCTGGGGCCCGCGGGAGCCGAGTGGGTGCTGGCTGCGGCGAACGCAGCGGTGCACGGCCTCGATCAGTCACCGACCGCACTGGTGCTGGATGCCGCCCTGCGGATGGGACAGTTGGTGGCGGCCGTGGCCCGTGGCGCCGCCTTCGATGCCGCGCACGACGCCCTGTGCGCATCGGATCGCGAGAGCGTGTCCGGAGGATGGTTCGGTCGGCCGCCGATCGGCCGGCCCGCGGCGCAGGAGTATGCGGACCGGGCCGTTGCCGGGAGCGTGGTGGGCGCCGCCGCGATGCTGTTGTTCACCCGTAGTGCGAGCCGGGCGGCTGAGGCGGTACTGGCGGGCTCCCCGAAGGCCGCCCGCTACGGCCCGGCGGCCTTCACGGCGGTGTTGGGCAGCGCGCTCGCCCACCAGGGTGTGCTGGTGCGCGACGACGAACGGCTGCGGCAGCTGGAGCGGGTGGACACGCTCGTGCTGCATCCTCAGGCACTGCACGGCCGTCGGCGGGTGGTGCTGGAGGTCCACCCCGATGTCGCGTCGTGGAGCCACCATCAGCTGTGGCAGGCGGCGGCCGCCGCGCTGGGCCGGCCGACGGTTCCTGTCGCGCCCACAGGCATGCCGGGGATCGAGTTGCGTCCGCGGCCCGGTGTCAGGGCAGGCGGCGGCGAGGCATACGGGACGGGCTTGATGATCGCCTCGGTGCTTGGTGCGGACATCGGCACCGTTCTGGTCGGCTGGGAACTCGATCCGTTCGCCGATGTGGTGCTGGACGCCGCACGACAGGCCGGGTTGCATGTGGTGATCCCCGGTGACGCCTCGCTGGGTGACTTCCTGACGCTGGCCGATGAAGTCCCTCCGGAAGACCGCGCGTTGACGGATGTCGTACGGGGGCTGCGCGAGCGGGGACGCGTGGTGGCGACCGTCGCCCGCGTACCGGCGGACGGCCCGGGGCGAGGAGAGTTGAGCGCGGCTGGGAGGGAGGCGCTGGAGGGGCTGCTGACCAGTGATCTGGCGGTGGCGGTCACCGATGAGGCCAGCGCGGTCGTATGGGGCGCGGATGTCCTGGCCCTCGATGGACTGGCCGCGGTGTGGCGGCTGCTGTCGGCCGTCCCCGCCGCACGCACCGCCGTCCGGCAGGCGAGGACCCTTGCCCGGGCAGGTGCCGTGCTGGCCGGTCTCATGGTCGTGACGGGCGCCTCCCGGCCACGGCGTGCTCTGTTCGCCCTGGGCCACCGCCTCAGTCCGGTCAACGCCGCCGCGGCCGCCTCGCTGGCGTCGGGATGGCGGTGCGCCGCCAGGGTTGTTGCCACGGCGGTGCCCCAGCCGCGGCCCCGAGTGCCCTGGCATGACCTGGAGTCCGAAGAAGCCGTCGCCCGGCTGGCCGAAACGCCCGCCGTCGCCCGCAGCCCGCTCATCACTGTGTGCACCGCCCTCAGCGGGAAAGCCGGGGCCCTCGTACGGCTGCCGGTGTTCGCCCCCGTACGTCTGTCGGCGCGTCTGCTCACCGCCGTCGCAGCGGAACTGGACGATCCGCTCACCCCGATCCTGGCTGTCGGCGCGGCGGCCTCCTCCGTACTGGGAGCGCCCGTGGACGCGTTGCTGGTGACCGGCGCGATAGGGGTCAACGCGGTCGTCGGCGGCGTGCAGCGGCTGCGTGCCGAGCGGGCACTGGCCACGCTCACGACCGGGCAGCGCCAACTGGCGCGTCGCTCCACCGGTAAAGACGGTATGCCGGCCCTCATCGACGCCGCCAAGCTCACGCCGGGCGATCGGATCGTGCTGCGGACGGGTGATGTGGTCCCCGCCGACGCCCGCCTGCTGGAGGCAAGCGCTCTGGAGGTGGACGAGTCCTCACTGACCGGTGAGTCGCTGCCCGCCGCCAAGCAGTTGGACCCGACGCCGCGGGCGGCCGTCGCGGACCGCAGCTGCATGGTGTTCGAAGGAACCACCGTCGTTGCCGGGCACGCCTGCGCGGTGGTGGTCACCACCGGCCGGCAGACCGAGGCAGGCAGGGCGGCTCATCTGGCGTCCCGTAGCGTGCCCGCAGCGGGTGTGCAGGCTTGTCTGCACGAACTGACCCGCAAGGTGCTGCCGCTCACCCTGGCCGGCGGGGCGGCGGTCACCGTCCTGTCACTCCTGCGTGGGCGGCCGGTGCGTGAGGCCGTCGGCGGCGGCGTGGCGGTTGCGGTCGCCGCCGTCCCCGAGGGGCTGCCGCTGGTGGCGACGGTGGCTCAGATGGCCGCGGCCCGCCGACTCAGCCGCCACGGTGTGCTCGTCCGCACGCCCCGCGCGCTCGAAGCGCTGGGCCGTATGGACACCATCTGCTTCGACAAGACCGGCACGCTCACCGACAACCGGCTCCGCCTGGTCCGTACGGTCGCGGCCGACGGCAGCGTGGCTGCGGCCGAGGACGTACGGTCCGTGCCGGTCGTGCGGGCCGCTGCCCGCACCTGCCCGCGGTACGCGGACGAGGCCGGCCACGCCCACGCCACCGACGAGGCCGTCCTGGCCGCCGCACCCCACGATCCGCACTGGACCCAGGCGGAGGGCCGGCCGTTCGAGGCCAGCCGCGGCTTTGCCTGTGCGACCGGTCATGACGCCGACGGCACACCGTGGCTCATCGTCAAGGGCGCCCCGGAAGTGATCCTGGCGGCATGCGAGGACGTCGACGAAGAGGCCCCCAGGGCGGCCCAGGCCCTGGCCGCCGCGGGCCTGCGCATGCTCGCCGTGGCACACCGTCGCCTGGTCCCCGACGGAACGGACTACGTCCTCGACCTGCCTCTCAAAGCCCTCACCCTGGTCGGCTTCGTCGCCCTGGCCGACACCCCCCGCACCAGCTCCCGGCCCCTGATCGCCGACCTGCGCAAGGCCGGGGTGCGCCCGGTCATGCTCACCGGAGACCACCCCCACACGGCCCGCGCGATCGCCCTCACCCTGGGATGGCCCGACGACGTCACCGTGACCACCGGAGACGCACTGGCGGCCCTGGACCGTACGGGACGAGCCCGCCTGCTTGCCGACTGCGCGGTCATCGCCCGCGTCGCGCCCGAGCAGAAGCTCCTCGTCGTCGAGGCCCTCCAGGAATCCGGACGCGTGGTGGCGATGGTCGGCGACGGTGCCAACGACGCCGCTGCCATCCGCGCTGCCGACATCGGCATCGGCATCGCCGGACGCGGCTCCGCCGCCGCCCGCAACGCCGCCGACCTGGTCGTGACCACCGACGAACTGACGCCCCTGGTCACCGCAGTCACCGAAGGCCGGGCCCTGTGGCGCAGCGTCGCCGACGCCGTCGGCATCCTCATCGGCGGCAACGCCGGAGAAGTCGCCTTCACCGTCCTCGGCACCCTCGTCTCCGGCACCCCGCCGCTGTCGACCCGTCAGCTTCTGCTGGTCAACCTGCTGACCGACATGTTCCCCGCCATGTCCGTCGCCGTCACCCCACATGACGAGCCTGCGGCCCCCCAGTCGCCGCCACCCGACGACGTGGCGCCCTCCCCGGCGGGCATCGCCGCCCTCGGAAAGCCGCTGACCCGGCAGATCCGCCGGCGGGGAACCGTCACCGCACTCGGCGCGGCCACGGCATGGCTGATCGGCCGCCTCACTCCCGGAACGGCCCGCCGCACCAGCACCATGGCCCTGTGCGGACTGGTCGGCGCACAGTTGGTCCAGACACTCGCCGGACGACACCGCAGCCCCCTGGTTCTGGCCACTGCACTGGGCTCTGCCGCCGCCCTGGCCGCCCTGGTGCAAACCCCCGTACTCAGCCACTTCTTCGGCTGCACACCCCTGGGCCCGGTCGCCTGGACGGGAGTGGCCACCGCCATCGGTGCTGCCGCCATCGGCCCCCGCCTCTTGCCGCCGGTCGAACGCCTCCTGACCGGCCTCGGCGGCCGACGCACCGCGGTAGCCTGA
- a CDS encoding FG-GAP-like repeat-containing protein: MPVPIEELKLEIVNAATGKPLGAEAAPNADGALVVRDFPDDGPNPEQWQLAPVQAAQGEEAEDNQAYVIRNAVSGQVLDAPAAAGRAVRQWDAADGNQSQQWHVVPVEGEAGRYFIEGATDGTVLDLADPGADDTRVVLREHDDSAESQRWRFVPAEPERTSDPVLGWALLDHWNSRRSWRLHPSTALRPAPGATPSFSNILLVLEQFGSNEDAGEWKSEGATCLPGGQPGWWAGAGARFLANTTGAGRSDIVALRPEEGAVTSSSRGDGTFDGEERVLHPPVPSASPEDLWTFADTTGDGKADVVVLAADGVRVSPQDEDGTFAPAGGEPVLKAFGHGEQAGGWLADKHPRFLADTTGDGRLDVVGCHDDGVWVSLQDEEGKFAPLGDEPVLRAFGHDEKAGGWLVDKHPRFFADTTGDGRLDVVGCHDDGVWVSLQDEEGEFAAPLYVLDDFGVDQGWKSVEEHPRFLLRTTDGGTPDIVGFGPQGVVVSRGRGDGTFEPSKLVLNDFGHTQGWTSKKHLRFLADVTGDGTPDIVGFGNEGVWVSHSRGDGRFEQAQLVCRGFGYNEDAGGWRVDRHPRFLADITGDGRVDIVGFGGPGVYVARNLFRRFRTR, from the coding sequence ATGCCCGTGCCCATCGAAGAACTGAAGCTGGAGATCGTCAACGCCGCCACGGGGAAACCCCTCGGCGCCGAGGCAGCGCCGAACGCGGACGGGGCGCTCGTCGTCCGCGACTTCCCCGATGACGGCCCGAACCCGGAACAGTGGCAGCTCGCCCCCGTGCAGGCCGCGCAAGGCGAGGAAGCAGAGGACAACCAGGCATATGTGATCCGCAACGCGGTCAGCGGCCAGGTGCTCGACGCCCCCGCCGCCGCGGGCCGCGCCGTTCGCCAGTGGGACGCCGCCGACGGCAATCAGAGCCAGCAGTGGCACGTCGTCCCCGTTGAGGGCGAAGCGGGCCGCTACTTCATCGAGGGCGCGACCGACGGCACCGTCCTCGACCTCGCCGACCCCGGCGCGGACGACACCCGAGTCGTCCTGCGTGAGCACGACGACAGCGCCGAGAGCCAGCGGTGGAGGTTCGTCCCGGCCGAGCCCGAGCGCACCAGCGACCCCGTGCTGGGCTGGGCACTACTGGACCACTGGAACAGCCGCCGGTCCTGGCGGCTGCACCCATCGACCGCACTGCGGCCGGCACCCGGCGCGACGCCCTCCTTCAGCAATATCCTGCTGGTCCTGGAGCAGTTCGGGAGCAACGAGGACGCCGGGGAGTGGAAGAGCGAAGGGGCCACCTGCCTCCCCGGCGGGCAACCGGGCTGGTGGGCCGGGGCCGGTGCGCGGTTCCTTGCCAACACCACGGGAGCGGGGCGGTCGGACATCGTAGCGCTCAGGCCCGAGGAGGGGGCCGTGACGTCGTCCAGCAGGGGCGACGGCACGTTCGACGGCGAAGAGCGCGTGCTGCACCCACCCGTACCCTCCGCGAGCCCCGAGGACCTGTGGACTTTCGCGGACACGACGGGCGATGGCAAGGCCGACGTCGTCGTGCTCGCCGCCGACGGTGTCCGGGTGTCCCCTCAGGACGAGGACGGGACGTTCGCGCCCGCGGGCGGCGAGCCGGTCCTCAAGGCGTTCGGACACGGCGAGCAGGCCGGCGGTTGGCTTGCCGACAAGCATCCCCGCTTCCTCGCCGACACGACCGGTGACGGCAGGCTGGACGTGGTCGGCTGCCACGACGACGGCGTGTGGGTATCACTCCAGGACGAGGAAGGAAAGTTCGCACCCCTCGGCGACGAACCCGTTCTCCGGGCGTTCGGCCACGATGAGAAGGCGGGCGGTTGGCTTGTCGACAAGCATCCGCGCTTCTTCGCCGACACGACCGGTGACGGCAGGCTGGACGTGGTCGGCTGCCACGATGACGGCGTCTGGGTCTCGCTCCAGGACGAGGAAGGAGAGTTCGCCGCCCCCCTGTACGTCCTCGACGACTTCGGGGTCGACCAGGGGTGGAAATCGGTCGAGGAGCACCCCCGGTTCCTGCTCAGGACCACCGATGGCGGGACACCGGACATCGTCGGGTTCGGCCCCCAGGGCGTCGTCGTCTCACGCGGGCGCGGCGACGGCACGTTCGAGCCCTCGAAGCTCGTCCTGAACGACTTCGGGCACACCCAGGGGTGGACGAGCAAGAAGCACCTCCGTTTCCTCGCCGACGTCACCGGCGACGGCACCCCGGACATCGTCGGCTTCGGCAACGAGGGGGTCTGGGTGTCGCACAGCCGCGGCGACGGCCGGTTCGAGCAGGCTCAGCTGGTGTGCCGCGGGTTCGGGTACAACGAGGACGCCGGCGGCTGGCGGGTCGACCGCCACCCCCGCTTCCTCGCCGACATCACCGGTGACGGGCGCGTCGATATCGTCGGCTTCGGCGGCCCGGGGGTGTACGTGGCCCGAAACCTCTTCCGTCGCTTCAGGACCCGATAG
- a CDS encoding RICIN domain-containing protein, protein MSTAHEATTGSEDCAPPISTVAGTGVAGFAGDNGPAVSAQLQRPFGVVVDSTGSLYVSEFNNHRVRKITTDGTISTVAGTGTKGFSGDCGPAVSAQLNFPRGVAVDSAGAVYIADSENHRVRKVAADGKICTVAGTGTKGFSGDCGPATAAQLDDPRGVAVDSTGTLYVSEYNNRRVRKITTDGTISTVAGTGIAGSDGDGGPAVSAQLNRPRGVAVGRAGELYIVDAEDHRVRKVAADGKISTVAGTGTAGSDGDDGPAASAQLATPFEVAMDSIGTLYIADYANHRVRKVAADGKISTVAGTGTAGSDGDDGPATSAQLNKPIGLAVDRANTLYIADHANHRVRKVALPKRAGLPDSGTVVSWANVRSRLRMAVQRESTKDGVEIHQSLATPRDHQRWRLIVAGQENGDVLYTIENVRSGKVLEIAGAHETAGAVVAQRSYEGDDAHHQQWRLIPVSSATDTPPVYEIANRNSGLLLRVDTNARTAIKQHRAEGDHRDRQWHLLPV, encoded by the coding sequence ATGAGCACTGCCCACGAGGCGACCACAGGTAGCGAGGACTGTGCCCCTCCGATCAGCACGGTCGCGGGGACCGGGGTCGCTGGGTTCGCAGGGGACAACGGGCCTGCTGTTTCGGCTCAGTTGCAACGCCCGTTCGGGGTTGTGGTGGACTCCACCGGATCCCTCTACGTCTCCGAGTTCAACAACCACCGGGTTCGGAAGATCACGACGGACGGGACGATCAGCACGGTAGCCGGCACGGGCACCAAGGGCTTCAGCGGTGACTGCGGCCCCGCCGTCTCGGCCCAACTGAACTTCCCGCGCGGGGTGGCGGTGGACAGCGCAGGCGCCGTCTACATCGCCGATTCCGAGAACCACCGGGTCCGGAAGGTCGCAGCCGACGGGAAGATCTGCACGGTCGCGGGCACCGGGACCAAGGGCTTCAGCGGTGACTGCGGCCCCGCCACCGCCGCCCAGTTGGACGACCCGCGCGGGGTGGCGGTGGACAGCACCGGCACCCTCTACGTCTCCGAGTACAACAACCGCCGAGTTCGGAAGATCACGACGGACGGGACGATCAGCACGGTCGCGGGGACCGGGATCGCGGGATCCGACGGAGACGGCGGTCCAGCGGTTTCGGCCCAGCTGAACCGCCCGCGCGGAGTGGCGGTGGGCCGCGCGGGCGAGCTCTACATCGTCGATGCCGAAGACCACCGAGTCCGGAAGGTCGCCGCCGACGGGAAGATCAGCACAGTCGCCGGCACGGGCACCGCGGGCTCCGACGGTGACGACGGCCCAGCCGCTTCGGCCCAGCTGGCCACACCGTTCGAGGTGGCGATGGACAGCATCGGCACCCTCTACATCGCCGACTACGCCAACCACCGGGTCCGGAAGGTCGCCGCCGACGGGAAGATCAGCACGGTCGCCGGCACGGGCACCGCGGGCTCCGACGGTGACGACGGCCCGGCCACTTCGGCCCAGCTGAACAAACCGATCGGGCTCGCTGTGGACCGCGCCAACACCCTCTACATCGCCGACCACGCCAACCACCGGGTCCGGAAGGTCGCGTTGCCGAAGAGGGCCGGGCTGCCCGATTCGGGCACGGTGGTCTCCTGGGCCAACGTCCGCAGCAGGCTGCGGATGGCGGTCCAGCGTGAGTCCACCAAGGACGGGGTCGAGATCCACCAGTCCCTCGCCACCCCCAGGGACCACCAGCGGTGGCGGCTGATCGTCGCGGGCCAGGAGAACGGCGACGTCCTGTACACGATCGAGAACGTGCGCAGCGGCAAGGTCCTGGAGATCGCCGGAGCGCACGAGACGGCCGGGGCGGTGGTCGCGCAACGCTCCTACGAGGGTGACGACGCCCACCACCAGCAGTGGAGGCTGATCCCGGTGAGCTCCGCGACCGACACCCCGCCGGTGTACGAGATCGCGAACCGGAACAGCGGTCTGCTCCTGCGCGTCGACACCAACGCCCGCACAGCAATCAAGCAGCACCGGGCGGAGGGCGACCACCGGGACCGGCAGTGGCACCTGCTCCCCGTGTGA
- a CDS encoding phosphotransferase family protein, whose amino-acid sequence MDEVKVVVAHSERATLRVGDMFLKVDADQVRIDVEVESMALVPVPTPQVLWRQPPVLAIAAVPGTALGRLGEPSTASPAAWAAAGAAIRKLHDAPLPPWPGRGGRGRDELAADLDGECERLVTSGVLPADLVTRNRHVAEAALRPWTPVFAHGDLQITHVFVDGDEITGIIDWSEAGQGDALFDLATLTLGHEEHLGDVVAGYGTDVDLDVIRAWWSLRSLLAVRWLVEHGFDPFAPGCEVDVLRSQM is encoded by the coding sequence ATGGATGAGGTCAAGGTCGTCGTCGCCCATTCCGAGCGCGCGACCCTGCGCGTCGGCGACATGTTCCTGAAGGTGGACGCCGATCAGGTGCGCATCGACGTCGAGGTCGAGTCGATGGCCCTGGTGCCGGTCCCGACCCCGCAGGTCCTGTGGCGCCAGCCGCCGGTGCTCGCGATCGCCGCGGTCCCGGGGACGGCGCTCGGCCGCCTCGGCGAGCCGTCGACCGCATCCCCGGCGGCGTGGGCCGCGGCGGGTGCCGCCATCCGGAAGCTGCACGACGCGCCGTTGCCGCCGTGGCCCGGCCGGGGCGGCCGGGGCCGCGACGAGTTGGCGGCGGATCTCGACGGCGAGTGCGAGCGGCTCGTGACGAGCGGCGTCCTGCCCGCCGACTTGGTCACCCGCAATCGTCACGTCGCCGAGGCCGCGCTCCGGCCGTGGACTCCGGTGTTCGCGCACGGCGACCTGCAGATCACTCACGTGTTCGTTGACGGCGACGAGATCACGGGCATCATCGACTGGTCCGAGGCGGGCCAGGGTGATGCCCTCTTCGACCTCGCCACCTTGACGCTCGGACACGAGGAGCACCTCGGCGACGTCGTCGCCGGCTATGGCACCGACGTCGACCTCGACGTGATCCGCGCATGGTGGTCGTTGCGCAGCCTGCTGGCGGTTCGCTGGCTGGTCGAGCACGGCTTCGACCCGTTCGCGCCGGGCTGTGAGGTCGACGTGCTGAGATCCCAGATGTGA
- a CDS encoding GNAT family N-acetyltransferase, with protein MTEIRTPRLLLRRWHDDDLAPMADINADPRVMRWVDDGSVRDLDHTAEDIERWEEEWEEEGFGLFAIELLASGELAGFTGLSVPESLPELGHAVAISWRLGSQFWGQGYGSEAAQATLEFALQDRGLDRVISISRSGNRASENVIRKLGMVLERETAHPVYGFPLRVHTIDLTEYQA; from the coding sequence ATGACCGAGATCCGCACCCCCCGCCTGCTGCTCCGTCGCTGGCATGACGACGACCTCGCGCCCATGGCCGACATCAACGCGGACCCGCGGGTCATGCGTTGGGTCGATGACGGTTCGGTGCGCGACCTGGACCACACGGCAGAGGACATCGAGCGGTGGGAGGAGGAGTGGGAGGAGGAGGGCTTCGGCCTCTTCGCCATCGAACTGCTGGCCTCGGGTGAGCTGGCCGGATTCACGGGACTGTCCGTGCCTGAGTCCCTGCCGGAGCTTGGGCACGCCGTGGCGATCAGCTGGCGGCTCGGCTCACAGTTCTGGGGTCAGGGATACGGGTCCGAGGCAGCCCAAGCCACGCTGGAGTTCGCGCTCCAGGACCGTGGCCTCGACCGCGTCATCAGCATCAGCCGGTCGGGCAACCGTGCTTCCGAGAACGTCATTCGCAAGCTCGGCATGGTGCTGGAGCGTGAGACGGCACACCCGGTCTACGGATTTCCGCTGCGCGTTCACACCATCGACCTCACCGAGTACCAGGCCTGA